In Carya illinoinensis cultivar Pawnee chromosome 6, C.illinoinensisPawnee_v1, whole genome shotgun sequence, a single genomic region encodes these proteins:
- the LOC122312934 gene encoding homeobox-leucine zipper protein ATHB-7-like, translating to MVGDKVYGIVSNVSILSQKERLPFSSEVLEPLWTPSSNPSLHALKSMVNYENVSGGNTAAAAAAARPFFLRLDKDEHVDEDYDVGCFHQPGKKRRLTADQVELLERSFEVESKLEPERKVQLAKELGLKSRQVAIWFQNRRARFKSKQLEKDYESLKACYDKLKVDNENLLKEKESLKNEVNSLKEKLLIRGKEMGNAEPLDAIKLSKAEPQEPIRNPISENMSNAPKLLCKQEDVSSAKSDVFYSNSPHRTNGKNHSSLLEPADSCHVFEPDQSDFSQDTDDNRSQIPLPQPFYLKLEDGCHDPPANYCNFGFPAEDQPFCFWNI from the exons atggtgGGTGATAAAGTCTATGGAATTGTTTCGAACGTGAGCATCTTATCTCAAAAAGAAAGGCTTCCTTTCTCCTCTGAGGTTCTTGAGCCTCTCTGGACTCCCAGCTCTAATCCGTCTTTGCACG CTTTGAAATCCATGGTAAATTATGAGAATGTTAGTGGAGGAAacacagcagcagcagcagcagcagctcgACCATTTTTCCTACGGCTCGATAAAGATGAACATGTTGACGAGGACTACGATGTTGGGTGCTTTCATCAACCCGGAAAGAAAAGGAGGCTCACTGCCGATCAAGTTGAGCTTCTTGAGAGGAGTTTTGAGGTGGAAAGCAAACTTGAACCAGAGAGGAAGGTCCAACTGGCAAAGGAACTTGGTTTGAAGTCTCGGCAAGTTGCCATATGGTTTCAAAACAGGCGTGCTCGTTTTAAGAGCAAACAACTGGAAAAGGACTACGAATCTTTGAAAGCTTGTTATGATAAGCTCAAGGTGGACAATGAAAATCTTCTCAAGGAGAAGGAAAGCTTGAAAAATGAG GTTAATTCCTTGAAGGAAAAATTGCTTATCAGAGGGAAAGAGATGGGAAATGCAGAGCCACTTGATGCCATTAAGCTGTCAAAAGCAGAACCCCAAGAACCAATTCGTAATCCAATTTCTGAAAATATGTCCAACGCGCCAAAACTGTTGTGCAAGCAGGAAGATGTAAGTTCAGCCAAAAGTGATGTTTTTTACTCTAACAGCCCACATCGCACTAATGGGAAGAATCATTCTTCATTGTTGGAGCCTGCGGATTCATGTCATGTCTTTGAACCAGACCAGTCGGATTTCTCACAAGACACAGATGATAATCGCAGCCAGATACCATTGCCCCAACCATTCTATCTAAAACTTGAAGATGGGTGTCACGATCCGCCTGCAAATTATTGTAATTTTGGGTTCCCAGCAGAAGATCAGCCCTTCTGTTTCTGGAATATCTGA